From a region of the Dictyostelium discoideum AX4 chromosome 2 chromosome, whole genome shotgun sequence genome:
- the CSN7 gene encoding COP9 signalosome complex subunit 7 (Similar to PINT): MTTQQETLTDGNALKQFVVLAKSSKGRAIVSIIEKALNHPSVFVFGELLDMPNVQQLKETEFKNYYDLLLIFAYGSFIDYKNKKDSLPQLTPQMITKLKQLTIVFLSSTSNVIPYSVLQEQIEITNVRELEDLIIDSIYQNIIKGKLDQKNKHLEIDFSIGRDVQPEQLDSMINCLNNWSSTSQKLLDDISGLITHSDKVHLQYRKEKEEFESKFEIAKLNTKNDSPAEQLYYDSMEYSDEVRMKKGPKIKGKDYNKRP, translated from the exons atgacTACTCAACAAGAAACCTTGACGGATGGCAACGCCTTGAAACAATTCGTAGTATTAGCCAAATCCTCAAAAGGTAGAGCAATTGTTTCAATCATTGAAAAAGCTTTAAATCATCCAAGTGTTTTTGTatttggtgaattattaGATATGCCAAATGTTCAACAA TTAAAAGAaacagaatttaaaaattattatgatttacTTTTAATCTTTGCATATGGATCTTTTATTGATTACAAAA ataaaaaagatagtCTCCCACAATTGACTCCACAAATGATCACAAAGCTAAAACAACTCactattgtatttttatcatcaacttcaaat gttaTTCCATATTCAGTTTTACAAgaacaaattgaaattacTAATGTTAGAGAATTAGAAGATTTAATTATAGATTCAATTTATCAAAACATTATCAAAGGTAAATTAGATCAAAAGAATAAACATTTAGAAATCgatttttcaattggtaGAGATGTTCAACCAGAACAATTGGATTCAATGATCAactgtttaaataattggtCATCAACATCACAAAAGTTATTAGATGATATCAGTGGTTTAATCACTCACTCTGATAAAGTTCACCTTCAATATCGTAAGGAGAAAGAAGAGTTTGAatctaaatttgaaatagCAAAATTAAATACTAAAAATGATTCACCAGCCGAACAATTATACTATGATTCAATGGAATACTCTGATGAAGTTAGAATGAAAAAAGGTCCAAAAATTAAGGGTAAAGATTATAACAAAAGaccataa